From the genome of Pseudonocardia sp. EC080619-01:
GTCGCCACCGCGGTGCTCACGGTGTTCCTCTACCGGCGAATCGTCGCGGCGGGCTTCTGGAACCCCGAGCGCGACGAGGTCGATCCCCCCGAGCTCGCCCGGACCGGGCAGGACACCGGCACCGGCACCGGCACCGAGGCCGCACCCGCGCCGGGTTCCGGCCGCATCCCGTCGCTGCCGGTCTCGCTGCTCCCGGTGCTGGTCCCGCTGCTGCTGATCGCGTTCGGGGCCGTCGCCGAGGCCGCCGGGTTCTCGACGCCCTTCATCGCGTTCCTCGGTGACCCGGCGCTGGCCCTGTTCGTCGGCCTGGTGGGCGCCTACGCGCTGGCCAAGGCGACGATCGGTGGCGCGGCAACGGACTCCGCGATGGGCCGGGGGCTCGCCACCACCGGCCAGATCCTGCTCATCACCGGCGTCGGCGGCTCGCTGGGCGCGGTCATCGGCGAGACCGACCTCGACGGCGTCCTCGCCGGCCTCTTCTCCGCCGACGCCGCCTCCCCGGTGGTGGTCAGCATCCTGGTCGCCTGGCTGATCGCCGCCGTGCTGCACCTCGCCATCGGGTCGATCTCGGTCGCCGCGATCACCGCGGCCGGGATCATCGGCCCGATCCTCGCCCAGCTCGACGTCCAGCCGCTGATCATCGGGCTCGCGATCGGCGCGGGCTCGCTGTTCGCGCTGCACGTCAACAGCAACTTCTTCTGGATGTTCCAGGCGCTGCTCGGCGTGACGACCCGCGGGGCGCTCAAGGCGCTCACCTTCGTCACCGCACTGGCGTCGGTCGTGGCGCTGCCCCTGATCGTCGTCCTGGGGCTCGTCGTGTGAGCCCGCGGCCCGCGCCGTCCGGCGCACCGGGTTCCGCGGATCCCCGGACCGGCACTGCCGGTGCGGGCTCAGCGGGACGACGGCGGCCGCGACCCGAGTGCCAGCAGCGCGCCGAGCGTCGTCGCCCCCGCGAGGACCACGAACAGCGCCGGGTACCCGCCGAGCGGCCCGGCCAGCGCCGCGCCCGCCCACGGCGAGATCGCGACGGCGGCCGTCGCCGGGGCGGACAGCAGGCCGTTGAGCCGGCCGTAGTACCGCGACGGCCACCGGTCGGACACCGCCGTCGCCTGCAGCAGCGTCGTGATCCCGCGGGCGGCGCCGGTCAGGACGGCCACGGCGACCAGCAGCCACGCCGGTCCGGGCAGCAGCCCGAGCAGCGCCGTCGTGGCACCGAGCCCGGCGAGGACGACGACCGCACGGGTCCGCACCCCGAGCCGCCCGACCGTCCGCGCGTAGAACGCCCGGCCCGCGACCTGGCCGAGACCGCCGAGGCCGAGCGCCCAGGCCGCCGTCTGCACGTCCAGGCCGCGCTCGATGAGCAGCGGCACCTGGTTCACCGCGACCGCGAAGCTGCAGAACACGCCGAGGCACACCGCGGCGACCGTCAGCAGGAACGCCGGGCTGCGGGTGATCGCGCCCGGCCGGGCGCC
Proteins encoded in this window:
- a CDS encoding GntP family permease, producing the protein MIVVHTTIAIIAVVLLIMALKVDPIISLITGSLYLGLASGLGFEATLGAIVDGFGSIMAEVGLLIGFGVLIGSLLFAMRALQRLVGLLLDGLGARRLPYAMAAVMTALFPSIYVDVQLVLAAPLARQAAPRLGPRGLGIMAGALTTGILVGYVFVVPGLGTISIAGLLGVPLAQMLGYGLLIGVATAVLTVFLYRRIVAAGFWNPERDEVDPPELARTGQDTGTGTGTEAAPAPGSGRIPSLPVSLLPVLVPLLLIAFGAVAEAAGFSTPFIAFLGDPALALFVGLVGAYALAKATIGGAATDSAMGRGLATTGQILLITGVGGSLGAVIGETDLDGVLAGLFSADAASPVVVSILVAWLIAAVLHLAIGSISVAAITAAGIIGPILAQLDVQPLIIGLAIGAGSLFALHVNSNFFWMFQALLGVTTRGALKALTFVTALASVVALPLIVVLGLVV